CTCTCCTGTGCCCTATAAATCGTTTCGCAGCGAGAACGGAAGCGTCTCGTGCATCGTCGGAACGACTGAGTGGGTACGGCGCATGCAGTGGAGCGTCGCCATCACCGTCTATCCAGGTCGCTCATACGTCCACAACCGAATACGGCTGGTCAATCCGACGTTGAGCCATCATCGGGCCTACTTCTGGTCCAACGCAGCGGCCCACGCCTGGGACGACACGCGAGTCTATCTTCCGCCGACGGATCATACTTACATGGGTTTGCGTTTGAATCCTGAGCCGTGGCCCATCGTCCAGAGTCGCGACGTCTCCTGGTACAAGAATACGCCTTATCCGCACGATTACTTCTGCGGGGCCACCGGCGAGTTTCACGGGGCCTATCACGTGCAGCATGAATGTGGCACGGTACACGTGGCCGACCCACAAGACGTCTTCGGTCGCAAGTTCTGGACGTGGGGAACTGCCCGTAGCGGCACGATATGGGAGGACTTTTTGACCGACGCCGACGGCCAGTACATTGAGATCCAATCGGGCCGACTTCCCACCCAAGGCGACACCTGGATGTTCGAACCCCACATGCGCGAGCAGTTTGATGAGTATTGGTATCCTGTGAAACAACTGGGCGGCCTGACGCAGGCCAACCGAGGCGCTGCCATGAACGTCGATGCCCGCGATGGGCGCCTGCTGGTGGCCTTGAATGTCACGAGCCGTTTGACCGACGCGACAATCGAGTTAGTTGTCGACGGCAAACCATCGTGGCGGATGAAGGCAACGCTCGATCCCGCCAGCGCATGGCGGCACGAGATCGAGATGCCCACTGGGGCTGGCGTGGACGCAATTATCCTGCGCGATGTCGATGGCCGAGAATTGCTTGCATATCGGCCCAACGCGCAACCGCCTTTGCCCAAGCCGGATACCGAGCCCGAGTTGCCTCCAGATGTGGCGAATGCCACAGTCGAGGAGATTTACCTAAAAGGCTACTACGCCCGGAAGCACTGGAAGACGCAAGAGGCCCTGACGCTGTTGGACGAGGCCCTCCGGCGCGATCCGGGCTTCACTCCGGCGCAGCGGATGATGGCCACAGTCTACTACCAGGCTGGCCAGTACGAAAAGGCGCTGGAAAGTTGCCAAAAAGTACTTCGCCGCAACGATGACGACGATACGGCCCGCTACTATCGCGCACTATCGAAAGCTCGCCTTGAGATCGGCGAGCGGACTGATCAGGATTTGCACCTTCTGGGTCGGAGGGCCGCCTATCGACACGTGATTCCCTACATCTTGGCCGCTAGGGCCATTCGGCGTGGGGATTTTTCCCAAGCCAGTGCTAATCTCCGCCTCGCGATCGATCAGAATCCGGGCGACATGAAGGCCCAGACAATGCTGGCGGCCATTTCACGTTGCCTCGGAAAGGCATTCGACGCTGAGCGGCTTGTTGATGCCGTGTTGGTGGAACACCCAATTGAGCGTCTGGCCTTGATCGAACGGGTCTTGCAGGGCGGCCGAGATGAACTGGCGCTGCTGGCCGACGATCCGCAACAATACATCGAGACTGCTTGCGACTACTTGGAGATGAATCTGCCTACCGACGCCCAACGGGTACTGGAACTCTACCAAGCAATGCCCAAAGCCGTAAAGCATCCGCTGATCGACGCGTACTTGGGCTTCTTAGCCGACAGAGCCGGTCGTCGCGAGCAAGCCGAGACACTCTACCGACAGGCTGCAGCATTGTCAACACAGTATGTATTTCCCTTTCGCATTGAGGATATCGACGTGTTGCGCGTCGGAATACGATATCTGCCGGACAGTCCGCAGTTGCACGGTTACTTGGGCATGCTTCTCGCAACCCTTCTGCAACCGCAAACCGCCTTGAGGCACCTGACGGAAGCCAGCAAACGGGATTCCTGCGATCCGGTTGTCTATCGGAACTTGGGCGAAATATATTGGCGACAGATGAACGATCTGCCCAGGGCCGTAGACTGTTACGAGGAGGCGTTGGCCCTGGATTCCAGCGACGTGGCCTATTATGTGGCCTTGGACAGCCTGTACAGCCTTTTGAACAAACCGGCAGAGCGTGAAAGACTGCTTTCGTCGGCCCCG
This DNA window, taken from Pirellulales bacterium, encodes the following:
- a CDS encoding DUF5107 domain-containing protein, with the protein product MNESQPCSLLETTIDIPTYTIGPADKNPPLWDDRVYPYPLQTSIAREKTVQTYRAIILENDYIRVIVVPELGGKLYAAHDKTNDDHDFIYHNHVVKPGLVALRGAWISGGIEWNFPTRGHAVHTISPVPYKSFRSENGSVSCIVGTTEWVRRMQWSVAITVYPGRSYVHNRIRLVNPTLSHHRAYFWSNAAAHAWDDTRVYLPPTDHTYMGLRLNPEPWPIVQSRDVSWYKNTPYPHDYFCGATGEFHGAYHVQHECGTVHVADPQDVFGRKFWTWGTARSGTIWEDFLTDADGQYIEIQSGRLPTQGDTWMFEPHMREQFDEYWYPVKQLGGLTQANRGAAMNVDARDGRLLVALNVTSRLTDATIELVVDGKPSWRMKATLDPASAWRHEIEMPTGAGVDAIILRDVDGRELLAYRPNAQPPLPKPDTEPELPPDVANATVEEIYLKGYYARKHWKTQEALTLLDEALRRDPGFTPAQRMMATVYYQAGQYEKALESCQKVLRRNDDDDTARYYRALSKARLEIGERTDQDLHLLGRRAAYRHVIPYILAARAIRRGDFSQASANLRLAIDQNPGDMKAQTMLAAISRCLGKAFDAERLVDAVLVEHPIERLALIERVLQGGRDELALLADDPQQYIETACDYLEMNLPTDAQRVLELYQAMPKAVKHPLIDAYLGFLADRAGRREQAETLYRQAAALSTQYVFPFRIEDIDVLRVGIRYLPDSPQLHGYLGMLLATLLQPQTALRHLTEASKRDSCDPVVYRNLGEIYWRQMNDLPRAVDCYEEALALDSSDVAYYVALDSLYSLLNKPAERERLLSSAPAAVRADDRVLLRQASYFTDVGRYDEALEILRRNVFAVWEFKAEAHQLYVRTLHARGDQYMQAGDYNNAIADFLQAMEYPENLGAGKPHLPNFLCEYYKLGLCHQALGQVKVASEYFVKAIHCPPDPPREDAEIRKKAQQQVTKSPDLQPEGGWL